A genomic segment from Candidatus Sericytochromatia bacterium encodes:
- a CDS encoding DUF4351 domain-containing protein gives MPLSALHEVLIELLRRQPEQIAALLARQRGLKLDAVPVHLAPEELGRPLPLTRRADLIVLFGQPSRPQLVVVVEVQLRRDASKRATWLQYVAAAVARWGCDVELLVVTPHAQVARWAAEPIRINAKQHFRPLVLGPESLPREGPEALSGRPYPALLQTLMHCRDPADVSLLQVTLSSLTALSETDQLGYDEFLRWHLDSSLWTYLEVDMGLENTRFFKNARKALEEAKAEGAREVLLRVITRQLGTRGSLPGAEAIARIEALPLAALEQLYLAAPGFESHDDLTAWLAAH, from the coding sequence ATGCCACTTTCCGCCCTGCACGAGGTCCTGATCGAACTGCTGCGGAGGCAGCCGGAGCAGATTGCCGCGCTGCTGGCTCGCCAGCGTGGGCTCAAGCTGGACGCCGTGCCGGTGCACCTGGCGCCCGAGGAACTGGGGCGGCCGCTCCCTCTGACCCGTCGCGCCGACCTGATTGTGCTGTTCGGGCAGCCCTCGCGTCCCCAGCTGGTGGTGGTGGTGGAGGTCCAGTTGCGCCGGGATGCGAGCAAGCGTGCGACCTGGCTGCAATACGTGGCCGCCGCCGTGGCGCGTTGGGGCTGCGACGTCGAGCTGCTGGTGGTGACGCCTCACGCCCAGGTGGCGCGCTGGGCGGCGGAACCGATTCGCATCAACGCCAAGCAGCACTTCCGGCCGTTGGTACTTGGGCCCGAGAGCCTGCCCCGCGAGGGGCCGGAGGCGCTGAGCGGGCGGCCGTACCCGGCCCTGTTGCAGACGCTGATGCACTGCCGCGACCCGGCGGATGTCTCGTTATTACAGGTCACGCTGTCGAGTCTGACGGCGTTGTCAGAGACGGACCAGCTCGGTTACGATGAATTCCTGCGCTGGCACCTGGATTCCTCACTGTGGACGTATCTGGAGGTCGACATGGGCCTGGAAAACACTCGCTTCTTCAAGAACGCCAGGAAGGCGCTGGAAGAGGCTAAGGCAGAAGGTGCCCGCGAGGTCTTGCTGCGCGTGATTACGCGGCAACTGGGCACTCGGGGTTCGCTGCCGGGTGCGGAAGCGATCGCCCGGATTGAAGCCCTGCCTCTCGCCGCCCTGGAGCAGCTGTACCTGGCCGCGCCAGGCTTTGAAAGCCACGACGACCTGACGGCCTGGCTGGCGGCTCACTGA